One genomic segment of Rhinolophus sinicus isolate RSC01 linkage group LG11, ASM3656204v1, whole genome shotgun sequence includes these proteins:
- the MLYCD gene encoding malonyl-CoA decarboxylase, mitochondrial, which yields MRGLGPSLTVRCFLPLRLLRRPQRPPGPRLSSGPAAAGALERAMDELLRRSVPAMPAYELREKSPAAVESQCADFVSFYGGLAEVAERAELLGRLAGGFGVDHSQVAEQSAGVLQLRQEPRETAVLLQAEDRLRYALVPRYRGLFHHISKLDGGVRFLVQLRADLLEAQALKLVEGPHVREMNGVLKGMLSEWFSSGFLNLERVTWHSPCEVLQKVSESEAVHPVKNWMDMKRRVGPYRRCCFFSHCTTPGEPLVVLHVALTSEISSNIQGIVKECPPSETEEKNKIAAAIFYSISLTQQGLQGVELGTFLIKRVVKELQREFPHLETFSSLSPIPGFTKWLLGLLNSQAKEHGRNELFTDSECKEIAEITGGPITETLKVFLSSNEWVKSEKLVRALQAPLMRLCAWYLYGEKHRGYALNPVANFHLQNGAVLWRINWMADVSLKGITSSCGLMVNYRYYLEDTATNSIAYLSSKNIKASEQVLSLVTQFQKNSKL from the exons ATGCGAGGCCTCGGGCCGAGTCTGACGGTGCGGTGCTTCCTCCCGCTGCGGCTACTTCGGCGGCCGCAGCGGCCGCCCGGACCCCGGCTGTCGAGTGGGCCGGCAGCGGCGGGCGCCCTGGAGCGGGCCATGGACGAGCTGCTGCGCCGCTCCGTGCCCGCGATGCCGGCCTACGAGCTGCGCGAGAAGTCTCCGGCTGCGGTCGAGAGCCAGTGCGCGGACTTCGTGAGCTTCTACGGCGGCTTGGCCGAGGTGGCCGAGCGCGCCGAGCTGCTGGGTCGCCTGGCGGGGGGCTTCGGCGTGGACCACAGCCAGGTGGCGGAGCAGAGCGCTGGCGTGCTTCAGCTGCGCCAGGAGCCGCGGGAGACGGCCGTGCTGCTGCAGGCGGAGGACCGGCTGCGCTACGCCCTGGTGCCGCGCTACCGCGGCCTCTTCCACCACATCAGCAAGTTGGACGGCGGCGTGCGCTTCCTCGTGCAGCTGCGGGCCGACCTGCTCGAGGCGCAGGCCCTCAAGCTGGTGGAGGGGCCGCACGTCCGG GAAATGAATGGAGTGCTGAAAGGCATGCTCTCAGAGTGGTTTTCGTCAGGGTTCCTGAACCTAGAACGGGTGACCTGGCATTCACCCTGCGAGGTGCTTCAGAAAGTCAGTGA GTCTGAGGCTGTGCACCCTGTGAAAAACTGGATGGATATGAAGCGGCGCGTGGGACCTTACAGGAGGTGTTGCTTCTTCTCTCACTGCACAACCCCAGGGGAGCCCCTGGTGGTTTTGCACGTGGCTCTGACCAGTGAGATCTCCAGCAACATTCAG GGGATCGTGAAGGAGTGCCCTCCATCAGaaacagaggagaagaacaaaatcGCCGCCGCCATCTTTTATTCCATCAGTCTGACCCAGCAAGGACTGCAAGGGGTGGAGCTGGGGACCTTCCTCATAAAGCGAGTGGTGAAGGAGCTGCAG AGAGAGTTTCCTCACCTTGAGACGTTTTCAAGTCTGTCACCTATACCTGGTTTCACCAAATGGCTTCTGGGGCTCCTGAATTCACAAGCCAAGGAGCACGGGAGGAATGAACTATTTACAGATTCTGAATGTAAGGAAATCGCGGAGATCACCGGCGGTCCCATCACTGAGACCCTCAAGGTCTTTCTCAGCAGCAACGAATGGGTGAAGTCTGAAAAGCTGGTCAGGGCGCTCCAGGCCCCCCTGATGAGGCTCTGTGCCTGGTACCTGTACGGAGAGAAGCACCGGGGCTACGCCCTGAACCCCGTGGCCAACTTCCACCTGCAAAACGGGGCTGTGCTGTGGCGTATCAACTGGATGGCCGACGTCAGCCTCAAGGGCATCACCAGCTCGTGCGGCCTGATGGTCAACTACCGGTATTACCTGGAGGACACGGCCACCAACAGCATCGCCTACCTCAGCTCAAAGAACATCAAAGCTTCTGAGCAGGTCCTCAGCCTGGTGACCCAGTTCCAGAAGAACAGCAAACTCTAA